A stretch of DNA from Bacteroidota bacterium:
TTGTATCTATTAAATTGTTTCTAATAAGTTGATACAAAGATATGGTGAGGATTCTTGAAAAAAATTGACCTATGGTAAGAAAGTTATCTTTTTGCTTTTTCTACTCTTATTCGGCTCAAACTTTCTTGTGTAATACCTAAATATGACGCTATGTGATAGTTTCGAGTATGCTGTTCTACATCAGGGTAATCCTTTAAAAACAAGTCATAGCGTTCGGCTGCGGATAATTGTAACTGATTTAAGATTCTTTTTTCTAGACTTATGGAAAGGCGTACTAAATTTCCCCTTTGAAAGGGTTCTAATTCTGGGAATTTAGAAAGCATTCCAAAAATATTTTCAGCATTAAATTCTATGATATTAGATTCGGTAAGACTTTCTATTGTCAACGTCGCAAGTTGATTATCATGAAAAGCGATATAGTCGCTGATCCAGTTATTTTCAATCGCGAAATGCAGGGTGTGTTCTTTCCCATGTCTATCGGTGAGATACGAACGAAGACATCCACTTTTTACAAAATATACTTTATCCACCTTTTGTCCCTGTCGAATGAGAGTTGAGCCTTTAGGAGTTGTTCTTTCTTTTGAAATAGAAATAAGATAGTCTTCTGCTTCTATACTTAAATGTATGTTGTCTTTTATTTTTTTTATTAATTCTTCCATTTCTCAGATTTGGGCAATTACTTACAACGTTTGCATATGAATAGTTGCCAAGTGCGAGCTTCAAAACT
This window harbors:
- a CDS encoding Crp/Fnr family transcriptional regulator, producing the protein MEELIKKIKDNIHLSIEAEDYLISISKERTTPKGSTLIRQGQKVDKVYFVKSGCLRSYLTDRHGKEHTLHFAIENNWISDYIAFHDNQLATLTIESLTESNIIEFNAENIFGMLSKFPELEPFQRGNLVRLSISLEKRILNQLQLSAAERYDLFLKDYPDVEQHTRNYHIASYLGITQESLSRIRVEKAKR